Genomic segment of Pseudomonas sp. DY-1:
CCCAGCTTTCTCGATACTCCCATCGAACGCAACGCACTCGGGGGCGATGGTCGTCCCGCGCAACACGCGCGCTCGACGGTGGGCAAGGTGCGCAGCGCCGACTGGATGGCCAGGGAGATACTCAAGAGCGCGAACACCCGCCAGCAGCGACTGTTCCCCGACCGCGGGAGCTGGCTCGCCAGCCTGCTCTGGAGGTTGGCGCCGGCCCTCTACTATCGGCAGATGAGTCAGCGTTTCGTCGGGGAACTGGATTGATGGAATTCGCCTGGCTGGTCCTTGGCGGTTTCATCCTGCTTGCTTACACCCTGGAAGCCATCACCGGCTTCGGCAGCACCATCGTCGCCTTATCCCTGGGCGCCCTGCTGCTGCCGATCCAGGAACTGCTTCCGGTGCTGGTACCGCTGAACATCCTCATGAGCGGGTTTCTCGCCTGGCGCCATCGACGCCTGGTGCAATGGCGGCTGCTGCTGATCACGGTGCTACCGGGCATGCTTGCCGGCACCCTCGTCGGCTACGGACTGCGACCCTGGCTTGACGACGGGGCGATGAAGCTGGGCTTCGGCGTATTGATACTCTGGTTCGCCCTGCGCGGGCTGCTCCAGGGTGCTCCCCAGGGCCGCACTCCGGCCTGGATGACGCGCCTGCAAACCGGCGCTGCCGGCATCAGCCACGGCCTGTTCGCTTCCGGCGGACCATTGCTGGTACATGCCCTGGCCGCTACCGCGCTGGACAAGGCCCGGCTGCGCGCCACCCTGCTCTGCGTCTGGTTCGGCCTCAACAGCCTGTTGACCCTGGCTTTCCTCATCGATGGCAGCCTGACGCCGGCGCTGCCTCGCGTCGTTTTCTATACACCGCTGCTGGTACTCGGGATGCTGGTCGGGGAGTACCTGCACAAGCGCCTGGCGGAAGCGCATTTCCGCACCATCATTCACCTGCTGCTGTGCCTCTGCGGCGTGCTCCTCTGCTGGCGTGCCTAGCGCCGCTTCGGGGCCTTTCGGGTACCATGGCTCATCTACCGCAAGCAGCCGTATCGAGACCCTGATGAGCAGCCAAGAATGGAGCCCCGAAAGCTGGAGGGAAAAACCCATCCAGCAGCAGCCCGAATACCCGGACGCCGCGAAACTGGCACATGTCGAGCAAACCCTGGCGAGCTACCCGCCGCTGGTGTTCGCCGGTGAAGCGCGCGAGTTGCGCCGCCAGTTTGCCGAGGTGACTGAGGGGCGTGCCTTCCTGCTACAGGGCGGTGACTGCGCGGAAAGCTTCGCCGAGTTCTCCGCCGCGAAGATCCGCGACACCTTCAAGGTGCTGCTGCAGATGGCCATCGTCATGACCTTCGCCGCCGGCTGCCCGGTGGTGAAAGTCGGTCGCATGGCCGGACAGTTCGCCAAGCCGCGCTCCTCCGGCAATGAGACGCAAGGCGACGTGACCCTACCCGCCTACCGTGGCGACATCGTCAATGGCATCGGCTTCGACGCCGCCAGTCGCGTGCCGGACCCGGAACGCCTGCTGCAGGCTTACCACCAGGCCACCGCCAGCCTCAACCTGCTGCGCGCCTTCGCCCAGGGCGGATTCGCCGACGTGCACCAGGTGCATCAGTGGAACCTCGATTTCATCGCCAACTCGGCGCTGACCGAGAAGTACAGCCAGTTGGCCGATCGCATCGACGAAACCCTGGCCTTCATGCGCGCCTGCGGCCTGGACAGCGCGCCGCAATTGCGCGAAGCGAGCTTCTTCACTGCCCACGAAGCACTCCTGCTGAACTACGAGCAGGCCTTTGTCCGCCGCGACAGCCTCACCGGCAATTGGTACGACTGCTCTGCGCACATGCTCTGGATCGGCGACCGAACCCGCCAGCCGGAAGGCGCCCACGTGGAATTTCTACG
This window contains:
- a CDS encoding sulfite exporter TauE/SafE family protein; translated protein: MEFAWLVLGGFILLAYTLEAITGFGSTIVALSLGALLLPIQELLPVLVPLNILMSGFLAWRHRRLVQWRLLLITVLPGMLAGTLVGYGLRPWLDDGAMKLGFGVLILWFALRGLLQGAPQGRTPAWMTRLQTGAAGISHGLFASGGPLLVHALAATALDKARLRATLLCVWFGLNSLLTLAFLIDGSLTPALPRVVFYTPLLVLGMLVGEYLHKRLAEAHFRTIIHLLLCLCGVLLCWRA
- a CDS encoding class II 3-deoxy-7-phosphoheptulonate synthase, translated to MSSQEWSPESWREKPIQQQPEYPDAAKLAHVEQTLASYPPLVFAGEARELRRQFAEVTEGRAFLLQGGDCAESFAEFSAAKIRDTFKVLLQMAIVMTFAAGCPVVKVGRMAGQFAKPRSSGNETQGDVTLPAYRGDIVNGIGFDAASRVPDPERLLQAYHQATASLNLLRAFAQGGFADVHQVHQWNLDFIANSALTEKYSQLADRIDETLAFMRACGLDSAPQLREASFFTAHEALLLNYEQAFVRRDSLTGNWYDCSAHMLWIGDRTRQPEGAHVEFLRGVGNPIGVKVGPSMDSDDLIRLIDILNPDNDPGRLNLIVRMGAEKVGDHLPRLIRTVEGEGRKVLWSSDPMHGNTIKASSGYKTRDFAAILGEVKQFFEVHRAEGTYAGGIHIEMTGQNVTECIGGARPITEDGLSDRYHTHCDPRLNADQSLELAFLIAETLKQIRR